A genomic stretch from Sebastes fasciatus isolate fSebFas1 chromosome 23, fSebFas1.pri, whole genome shotgun sequence includes:
- the gnsa gene encoding N-acetylglucosamine-6-sulfatase, translating to MGLNRSFRLVLVNFLLICVTLWSNLVVAKRPNIVLILTDDLDIAIGGLSPLTKTKKLIGDAGISFTNAFVASPLCCPSRASILTGKYPHNHHVINNTLEGNCSSKAWQKSEEAHTFPALMRTYAGYQTFFAGKYLNQYGHADAGGVEHVPPGWNYWVGLEKNSKYYNYTLSVNGKAEKHGEDYSKDYLTDVLANRSLDFLQYKSNYQPFFMMVSIPAPHSPWTAAPQYQNSFNTTKAPRDPNFNVHGKDKHWLIRQAKTPMTNSSVQFLDDAFRKRWRTLLSVDDLVEKIVKRLEVRAELDNTYIFFTSDNGYHTGQFSLPLDKRQLYEFDIRVPLMVRGPNIKPNQTSQMLVANVDLGPTMLDIAGYDVNKTQMDGMSFLPVMEGKMNSSSWRTDILVEYEGEGSTVSDPDCPLLGPGVSECFPDCVCEDSYNNTYACVRTVASSTNLQYCEFDDNEVFVEVYNVTADPYQLTNIAKTIDQEVLEKMNHRLMMLQSCSGQSCRTLGVYDRRYKFDPRQMFPSHGWRLSRLRQKMK from the exons ATGGGTTTAAATCGCTCTTTTCGGCTGGTTTTAGTGAACTTTCTATTAATCTGCGTCACTTTGTGGAGCAACCTGGTGGTCGCTAAGAGACCAAACATTGTCCTGATCCTCACCGACGACTTGGACATCGCTATCGGGGGTCTG AGTCCACTCACCAAGACGAAGAAACTAATTGGTGATGCAGGGATATCATTCACAAACGCA TTTGTGGCCAGCCCGCTGTGCTGCCCCAGCAGAGCCAGCATCCTGACAGGTAAATACCCTCACAACCACCATGTCATCAACAACACGCTGGAGGGAAACTGCAGCAGCAAGGCCTGGCAGAAGAGCGAGGAGGCCCACACCTTCCCCGCTCTGATGAGGACGTACGCCGGCTACCAGACCTTCTTCGCCGGGAAATATCTTAACCAG tacGGGCACGCAGATGCTGGTGGAGTGGAGCATGTTCCTCCAGGCTGGAACTACTGGGTCGGACTG gAGAAGAACTCtaaatactacaactacactcTGTCAGTGAACGGAAAGGCTGAGAAACATGGAGAGGACTACAGCAAAGACTACCTGACAGACGTCCTG GCCAACAGGTCTCTGGACTTCCTCCAGTATAAATCCAACTACCAGCCGTTCTTCATGATGGTTTCCATCCCGGCCCCCCACTCCCCGTGGACAGCAGCTCCTCAGTACCAGAACAGCTTCAACACCACCAAGGCTCCCAGAGACCCCAACTTCAACGTCCACGGCAAG GACAAACACTGGCTGATCAGACAGGCTAAAACCCCGATGACCAACTCCTCTGTTCAGTTTCTGGATGATGCATTCAGGAAACG GTGGCGAACGTTGCTGTCGGTGGACGACCTGGTGGAGAAAATAGTGAAGAGGTTGGAGGTCAGAGCTGAACTGGACAATACGTACATCTTCTTTACCTCCGACAACGGCTACCACACAG GTCAGTTCTCACTTCCTTTGGATAAGAGGCAGCTCTACGAGTTCGACATCAGAGTTCCTCTCATGGTCAGAGGACCGAACATCAAGCCCAACCAGACCAGCCAG ATGCTGGTGGCGAACGTCGACCTCGGTCCGACCATGCTGGACATCGCCGGCTACGACGTCAACAAGACGCAGATGGACGGCATGTCCTTCCTGCCCGTTATG GAGGGGAAGAtgaacagcagcagctggagaacAGACATCCTGGTGGAGTATGAAGGAGAAGGAAGCACCGTGTCCGACCCGGATTGTCCTCTGCTGGGACCCGGAGTGTCG GAGTGTTtcccagactgtgtgtgtgaggactcGTACAACAACACATACGCGTGTGTGCGCACCGTCGCCTCTTCTACCAACCTGCAGTACTGCGAATTCGACGATAATGAG GTGTTTGTAGAAGTCTACAATGTGACAGCAGACCCCTACCAGCTCACCAACATCGCAAAGACCATCGACCAGGAAGTCCTGGAGAAGATGAATCACCGGCTGATGATGCTGCAGTCCTGCTCCGGACAGTCGTGTCGGACGCTCGGCGTGTACGATAGGAG GTATAAATTCGACCCTCGACAGATGTTTCCGAGCCACGGCTGGCGGCTCAGCAGactcagacagaagatgaagtAA